In the Hylaeus volcanicus isolate JK05 chromosome 1, UHH_iyHylVolc1.0_haploid, whole genome shotgun sequence genome, one interval contains:
- the LOC128876902 gene encoding uncharacterized protein LOC128876902: protein MHVNQTPNEAPDQLAPQRLPRSRRLDRPVDPKAMQLLAAFPNHNIQLVNGTVMIPIPQEDARALGLRVPGIQESRNSSLGSSSTSSRNSGCPSSSKALGKRSNDGRKSSKDLKHRGNVDTNATKKLQDLKEERRNQRTVEKLSNFHAKLERGLKNISYKTKTRRKVGSETTKTCDQSRLNPTALSGAARSLAGGKSRNSPLCQEDKFHKLEKQPSSRSMRQLFSMADSWSSDSVTSGSDNCACCHSQEPCPLHGFDFVGSP, encoded by the coding sequence ATGCACGTAAACCAAACTCCAAACGAAGCTCCAGATCAACTGGCCCCGCAAAGGTTGCCTCGAAGTCGAAGGCTGGATCGACCAGTCGATCCAAAGGCCATGCAACTATTGGCTGCCTTTCCCAACCACAACATTCAATTGGTGAACGGGACAGTGATGATCCCCATCCCTCAAGAAGACGCGAGAGCTCTCGGGCTACGAGTGCCAGGAATCCAGGAGTCGAGGAATTCCTCGCTCGGATCGAGTTCGACCTCTTCGAGGAACTCCGGTTGTCCATCGAGCTCCAAGGCTCTCGGCAAACGGTCGAACGACGGTAGGAAATCGAGCAAAGATCTCAAGCACCGGGGAAACGTGGACACGAATGCGACGAAGAAGCTTCAAGACCTCAAGGAAGAACGAAGGAATCAACGTACCGTAGAAAAGCTGAGCAACTTCCACGCGAAACTTGAAAGAGGACTGAAGAATATCTCCTACAAGACGAAAACTCGTCGAAAGGTCGGTTCAGAGACCACGAAGACGTGCGATCAGTCCAGATTGAACCCAACAGCGTTGAGCGGAGCTGCTCGCTCGTTAGCGGGTGGCAAGTCGAGGAATTCACCGCTCTGCCAGGAGGACAAGTTTCACAAGCTTGAGAAACAACCAAGCTCGAGGTCTATGAGACAATTGTTCAGCATGGCTGATTCGTGGAGCAGCGACTCCGTGACCAGTGGCTCGGATAACTGTGCTTGTTGCCATAGTCAAGAACCTTGTCCTCTTCACGGATTTGACTTCGTCGGTAGCCCATGA
- the LOC128876815 gene encoding Bardet-Biedl syndrome 7 protein homolog isoform X1: protein MTLPLSRIDYAAVGVTSRGSTRMFYASEHRQTQKFAVADHDGVLHVYGMKKGVLQVSFKSLPGPKINKLVLGGTVRDKIYIAHGNTVKGYTKKGKLFLDFDTNLIDPISAMCVIGPDLAACAKDLYHRYHDCKDADSYLAGETLYDVVLLPADSSTVYAILACGDCAVRVLHGTKSPAVLRLPSVPTVLSLYRFSVILHLIFNYISYTLYCYDIVIFFREGDVESKDRVLVGTMDGRVGLLILQGNKTLRITWLLNMTGSEVTSLDTYELQDGLDILIGRQDGTVEVYSFPDEDTLPPLRYRYNASESISSVVGGVIGAAGYPEVLVTTYSGRIFGLTTRPPGLLEADQNDGLARLKNEIQQLQEKLNEEKEAATFTVDPLAPLILSVNHRMVLNKEDASYSLSIELDTSIDNILVQSDTPIKLLDVESNSAVVSLSACNFREGNFLLATYRCQVNTNHLEMKLRTIEGQPGTLQIYVTSQVQPKCCRRILIPIYALSLHVRQHEDNGTEFSGKSFNELKLNGCFTVAEMHAWLSLALPDVPERPHLEEGEATLTYVSSFVGTILKCTYKKGNAIFLGENISSIIILRDILTREATKRKIKLDVFCDVAERSISRVLELILPRMNTVHELITKVRILNALEEWELKENPKQNLCLEYQGLLEEETEIKSQIAKDNEILDRLHGVITDLYVDWERAKRSRRISSKDAAEKLNTALETRELTQLLHIFIDTNNTVPAPSLTPSII, encoded by the exons ATGACTCTACCGTTATCGAGAATAGACTACGCAGCTGTGGGTGTTACATCCCGAGGTTCAACGAGAATGTTCTATGCATCAGAACACAGACAAACACAAAAGTTTGCGGTTGCTGATCATGATGGCGTACTACATGTATAtg GAATGAAGAAGGGGGTGTTACAGGTGTCGTTTAAATCTCTGCCTGGACCAAAGATTAATAAACTGGTCCTGGGCGGGACTGTACGTGATAAGATTTACATCGcacatggaaatactgtaaaGGGTTAtacgaagaaaggaaaactgTTCTTAGATTTCGACACAAATCTGATAGATCCCATTTCAGCAAT GTGCGTGATTGGTCCAGATCTTGCAGCGTGCGCCAAGGATCTTTATCACAGATACCATGATTGCAAGGATGCAGACTCTTATTTGGCTGGTGAAACCTTATACGACGTTGTTCTTTTACCTGCTGACAGTTCTACCGTCTACGCGATTCTTGCTTGCGGAGATTGTGCT GTACGAGTTCTTCATGGTACAAAAAGTCCAGCAGTTCTTAGACTTCCAAGTGTCCCTACAGTATTATCTTTATACAGGTTCTCGGTTATTCTGCatctcatttttaattatatatcgtATACTTTGTATTGTTATGAtattgtgatattttttagGGAGGGTGACGTTGAATCTAAAGATCGTGTTCTGGTCGGAACCATGGATGGTAGAGTAGGTCTATTGATTCTTCAGGGTAACAAAACTCTGAGAATCACTTGGTTGCTAAACATGACAGGTTCCGAAGTTACTTCTTTAGACACGTATGAATTACAAGATGGTTTGGACATACTTATCGGTCGACAAGACGGCACAGTTGAAGTGTATAGTTTTCCTGATGAAGATACGTTACCGCCCCTTCGCTATCGTTAC AATGCCAGCGAAAGTATCAGTTCGGTGGTAGGTGGAGTAATTGGAGCTGCAGGATATCCTGAGGTTCTAGTTACAACATATTCAGGACGAATATTTGGTTTGACTACTAGACCACCTGGACTCTTGGAAGCTGATCAAAATGACGGCTTAGCGCGGCTGAAAAACgaaatacaacaattgcaggagaaaCTTAACGAAGAAAAGGAAGCAGCCACTTTCACAGTCGACCCTTTAGCGCCGTTAATTTTATCAGTGAATCATAG GATGGTCTTGAACAAAGAAGACGCGTCATATTCGCTTTCCATAGAACTTGATACATCGATTGATAACATTTTGGTACAATCAGACACACCAATAAAACTATTAGATGTGGAAAGTAATAGTGCAGTGGTTAGTCTTTCTGCTTGCAACTTTAGAGAAGGCAATTTTTTACTTGCTACCTATCGCTGCCAA GTAAACACTAATCATCTTGAAATGAAACTAAGAACCATCGAAGGTCAGCCAGGTACTTTACAGATTTATGTAACTTCACAG GTACAGCCAAAGTGTTGTCGCAGAATATTAATACCTATATATGCCCTTTCCCTTCATGTAAGACAACATGAAGATAATGGTACGGAATTCTCTGGAAAGTCctttaatgaattaaaattgaatggGTGCTTTACAGTTGCTGag ATGCATGCCTGGCTTTCATTAGCATTACCTGATGTTCCTGAAAGACCTCACTTGGAAGAAGGTGAAGCTACTTTAACATATGTTTCATCTTTTGTGGGCACGATCCTGAAATGCACATACAA aaaaggAAATGCCATTTTCCTTGGTGAGAATATATCCAGCATTATAATTCTCAGAGATATATTGACGAGAGAAGCAACAAAGAGGAAAATCAAATTAGATGTATTTTGTG ATGTTGCAGAGAGAAGTATATCCAGAGTGCTGGAATTAATTCTTCCACGAATGAACACAGTCcatgaattaattacaaaagtaaGAATTTTGAATGCATTAGAAGAATGGGAGCTGAAAGAGAATCCAAAACAAAATCTGTGCTTGGAATACCAAGGATTGCTAGAGGAAGAAACAGAAATCAAATCACAAATAGCAAaggataatgaaattttagataGATTGCATGGTGTAATTACTGATCTTTATGTTGATTGGGAGAGAGCTAAACGGTCTCGTAg AATTAGTAGCAAAGATGCAGCTGAGAAACTCAACACAGCTCTTGAAACCAGAGAATTGACTCAACTTTTACACATTTTCATTGATACAAATAACACGGTGCCTGCACCATCTTTAACACCTTCAATTATCTAA
- the LOC128876815 gene encoding Bardet-Biedl syndrome 7 protein homolog isoform X2 → MTLPLSRIDYAAVGVTSRGSTRMFYASEHRQTQKFAVADHDGVLHVYGMKKGVLQVSFKSLPGPKINKLVLGGTVRDKIYIAHGNTVKGYTKKGKLFLDFDTNLIDPISAMCVIGPDLAACAKDLYHRYHDCKDADSYLAGETLYDVVLLPADSSTVYAILACGDCAVRVLHGTKSPAVLRLPSVPTVLSLYREGDVESKDRVLVGTMDGRVGLLILQGNKTLRITWLLNMTGSEVTSLDTYELQDGLDILIGRQDGTVEVYSFPDEDTLPPLRYRYNASESISSVVGGVIGAAGYPEVLVTTYSGRIFGLTTRPPGLLEADQNDGLARLKNEIQQLQEKLNEEKEAATFTVDPLAPLILSVNHRMVLNKEDASYSLSIELDTSIDNILVQSDTPIKLLDVESNSAVVSLSACNFREGNFLLATYRCQVNTNHLEMKLRTIEGQPGTLQIYVTSQVQPKCCRRILIPIYALSLHVRQHEDNGTEFSGKSFNELKLNGCFTVAEMHAWLSLALPDVPERPHLEEGEATLTYVSSFVGTILKCTYKKGNAIFLGENISSIIILRDILTREATKRKIKLDVFCDVAERSISRVLELILPRMNTVHELITKVRILNALEEWELKENPKQNLCLEYQGLLEEETEIKSQIAKDNEILDRLHGVITDLYVDWERAKRSRRISSKDAAEKLNTALETRELTQLLHIFIDTNNTVPAPSLTPSII, encoded by the exons ATGACTCTACCGTTATCGAGAATAGACTACGCAGCTGTGGGTGTTACATCCCGAGGTTCAACGAGAATGTTCTATGCATCAGAACACAGACAAACACAAAAGTTTGCGGTTGCTGATCATGATGGCGTACTACATGTATAtg GAATGAAGAAGGGGGTGTTACAGGTGTCGTTTAAATCTCTGCCTGGACCAAAGATTAATAAACTGGTCCTGGGCGGGACTGTACGTGATAAGATTTACATCGcacatggaaatactgtaaaGGGTTAtacgaagaaaggaaaactgTTCTTAGATTTCGACACAAATCTGATAGATCCCATTTCAGCAAT GTGCGTGATTGGTCCAGATCTTGCAGCGTGCGCCAAGGATCTTTATCACAGATACCATGATTGCAAGGATGCAGACTCTTATTTGGCTGGTGAAACCTTATACGACGTTGTTCTTTTACCTGCTGACAGTTCTACCGTCTACGCGATTCTTGCTTGCGGAGATTGTGCT GTACGAGTTCTTCATGGTACAAAAAGTCCAGCAGTTCTTAGACTTCCAAGTGTCCCTACAGTATTATCTTTATACAG GGAGGGTGACGTTGAATCTAAAGATCGTGTTCTGGTCGGAACCATGGATGGTAGAGTAGGTCTATTGATTCTTCAGGGTAACAAAACTCTGAGAATCACTTGGTTGCTAAACATGACAGGTTCCGAAGTTACTTCTTTAGACACGTATGAATTACAAGATGGTTTGGACATACTTATCGGTCGACAAGACGGCACAGTTGAAGTGTATAGTTTTCCTGATGAAGATACGTTACCGCCCCTTCGCTATCGTTAC AATGCCAGCGAAAGTATCAGTTCGGTGGTAGGTGGAGTAATTGGAGCTGCAGGATATCCTGAGGTTCTAGTTACAACATATTCAGGACGAATATTTGGTTTGACTACTAGACCACCTGGACTCTTGGAAGCTGATCAAAATGACGGCTTAGCGCGGCTGAAAAACgaaatacaacaattgcaggagaaaCTTAACGAAGAAAAGGAAGCAGCCACTTTCACAGTCGACCCTTTAGCGCCGTTAATTTTATCAGTGAATCATAG GATGGTCTTGAACAAAGAAGACGCGTCATATTCGCTTTCCATAGAACTTGATACATCGATTGATAACATTTTGGTACAATCAGACACACCAATAAAACTATTAGATGTGGAAAGTAATAGTGCAGTGGTTAGTCTTTCTGCTTGCAACTTTAGAGAAGGCAATTTTTTACTTGCTACCTATCGCTGCCAA GTAAACACTAATCATCTTGAAATGAAACTAAGAACCATCGAAGGTCAGCCAGGTACTTTACAGATTTATGTAACTTCACAG GTACAGCCAAAGTGTTGTCGCAGAATATTAATACCTATATATGCCCTTTCCCTTCATGTAAGACAACATGAAGATAATGGTACGGAATTCTCTGGAAAGTCctttaatgaattaaaattgaatggGTGCTTTACAGTTGCTGag ATGCATGCCTGGCTTTCATTAGCATTACCTGATGTTCCTGAAAGACCTCACTTGGAAGAAGGTGAAGCTACTTTAACATATGTTTCATCTTTTGTGGGCACGATCCTGAAATGCACATACAA aaaaggAAATGCCATTTTCCTTGGTGAGAATATATCCAGCATTATAATTCTCAGAGATATATTGACGAGAGAAGCAACAAAGAGGAAAATCAAATTAGATGTATTTTGTG ATGTTGCAGAGAGAAGTATATCCAGAGTGCTGGAATTAATTCTTCCACGAATGAACACAGTCcatgaattaattacaaaagtaaGAATTTTGAATGCATTAGAAGAATGGGAGCTGAAAGAGAATCCAAAACAAAATCTGTGCTTGGAATACCAAGGATTGCTAGAGGAAGAAACAGAAATCAAATCACAAATAGCAAaggataatgaaattttagataGATTGCATGGTGTAATTACTGATCTTTATGTTGATTGGGAGAGAGCTAAACGGTCTCGTAg AATTAGTAGCAAAGATGCAGCTGAGAAACTCAACACAGCTCTTGAAACCAGAGAATTGACTCAACTTTTACACATTTTCATTGATACAAATAACACGGTGCCTGCACCATCTTTAACACCTTCAATTATCTAA
- the LOC128876815 gene encoding Bardet-Biedl syndrome 7 protein homolog isoform X3 — MHQNTDKHKSLRLLIMMAYYMYMVSFKSLPGPKINKLVLGGTVRDKIYIAHGNTVKGYTKKGKLFLDFDTNLIDPISAMCVIGPDLAACAKDLYHRYHDCKDADSYLAGETLYDVVLLPADSSTVYAILACGDCAVRVLHGTKSPAVLRLPSVPTVLSLYRFSVILHLIFNYISYTLYCYDIVIFFREGDVESKDRVLVGTMDGRVGLLILQGNKTLRITWLLNMTGSEVTSLDTYELQDGLDILIGRQDGTVEVYSFPDEDTLPPLRYRYNASESISSVVGGVIGAAGYPEVLVTTYSGRIFGLTTRPPGLLEADQNDGLARLKNEIQQLQEKLNEEKEAATFTVDPLAPLILSVNHRMVLNKEDASYSLSIELDTSIDNILVQSDTPIKLLDVESNSAVVSLSACNFREGNFLLATYRCQVNTNHLEMKLRTIEGQPGTLQIYVTSQVQPKCCRRILIPIYALSLHVRQHEDNGTEFSGKSFNELKLNGCFTVAEMHAWLSLALPDVPERPHLEEGEATLTYVSSFVGTILKCTYKKGNAIFLGENISSIIILRDILTREATKRKIKLDVFCDVAERSISRVLELILPRMNTVHELITKVRILNALEEWELKENPKQNLCLEYQGLLEEETEIKSQIAKDNEILDRLHGVITDLYVDWERAKRSRRISSKDAAEKLNTALETRELTQLLHIFIDTNNTVPAPSLTPSII; from the exons ATGCATCAGAACACAGACAAACACAAAAGTTTGCGGTTGCTGATCATGATGGCGTACTACATGTATAtg GTGTCGTTTAAATCTCTGCCTGGACCAAAGATTAATAAACTGGTCCTGGGCGGGACTGTACGTGATAAGATTTACATCGcacatggaaatactgtaaaGGGTTAtacgaagaaaggaaaactgTTCTTAGATTTCGACACAAATCTGATAGATCCCATTTCAGCAAT GTGCGTGATTGGTCCAGATCTTGCAGCGTGCGCCAAGGATCTTTATCACAGATACCATGATTGCAAGGATGCAGACTCTTATTTGGCTGGTGAAACCTTATACGACGTTGTTCTTTTACCTGCTGACAGTTCTACCGTCTACGCGATTCTTGCTTGCGGAGATTGTGCT GTACGAGTTCTTCATGGTACAAAAAGTCCAGCAGTTCTTAGACTTCCAAGTGTCCCTACAGTATTATCTTTATACAGGTTCTCGGTTATTCTGCatctcatttttaattatatatcgtATACTTTGTATTGTTATGAtattgtgatattttttagGGAGGGTGACGTTGAATCTAAAGATCGTGTTCTGGTCGGAACCATGGATGGTAGAGTAGGTCTATTGATTCTTCAGGGTAACAAAACTCTGAGAATCACTTGGTTGCTAAACATGACAGGTTCCGAAGTTACTTCTTTAGACACGTATGAATTACAAGATGGTTTGGACATACTTATCGGTCGACAAGACGGCACAGTTGAAGTGTATAGTTTTCCTGATGAAGATACGTTACCGCCCCTTCGCTATCGTTAC AATGCCAGCGAAAGTATCAGTTCGGTGGTAGGTGGAGTAATTGGAGCTGCAGGATATCCTGAGGTTCTAGTTACAACATATTCAGGACGAATATTTGGTTTGACTACTAGACCACCTGGACTCTTGGAAGCTGATCAAAATGACGGCTTAGCGCGGCTGAAAAACgaaatacaacaattgcaggagaaaCTTAACGAAGAAAAGGAAGCAGCCACTTTCACAGTCGACCCTTTAGCGCCGTTAATTTTATCAGTGAATCATAG GATGGTCTTGAACAAAGAAGACGCGTCATATTCGCTTTCCATAGAACTTGATACATCGATTGATAACATTTTGGTACAATCAGACACACCAATAAAACTATTAGATGTGGAAAGTAATAGTGCAGTGGTTAGTCTTTCTGCTTGCAACTTTAGAGAAGGCAATTTTTTACTTGCTACCTATCGCTGCCAA GTAAACACTAATCATCTTGAAATGAAACTAAGAACCATCGAAGGTCAGCCAGGTACTTTACAGATTTATGTAACTTCACAG GTACAGCCAAAGTGTTGTCGCAGAATATTAATACCTATATATGCCCTTTCCCTTCATGTAAGACAACATGAAGATAATGGTACGGAATTCTCTGGAAAGTCctttaatgaattaaaattgaatggGTGCTTTACAGTTGCTGag ATGCATGCCTGGCTTTCATTAGCATTACCTGATGTTCCTGAAAGACCTCACTTGGAAGAAGGTGAAGCTACTTTAACATATGTTTCATCTTTTGTGGGCACGATCCTGAAATGCACATACAA aaaaggAAATGCCATTTTCCTTGGTGAGAATATATCCAGCATTATAATTCTCAGAGATATATTGACGAGAGAAGCAACAAAGAGGAAAATCAAATTAGATGTATTTTGTG ATGTTGCAGAGAGAAGTATATCCAGAGTGCTGGAATTAATTCTTCCACGAATGAACACAGTCcatgaattaattacaaaagtaaGAATTTTGAATGCATTAGAAGAATGGGAGCTGAAAGAGAATCCAAAACAAAATCTGTGCTTGGAATACCAAGGATTGCTAGAGGAAGAAACAGAAATCAAATCACAAATAGCAAaggataatgaaattttagataGATTGCATGGTGTAATTACTGATCTTTATGTTGATTGGGAGAGAGCTAAACGGTCTCGTAg AATTAGTAGCAAAGATGCAGCTGAGAAACTCAACACAGCTCTTGAAACCAGAGAATTGACTCAACTTTTACACATTTTCATTGATACAAATAACACGGTGCCTGCACCATCTTTAACACCTTCAATTATCTAA